From one Gossypium hirsutum isolate 1008001.06 chromosome D08, Gossypium_hirsutum_v2.1, whole genome shotgun sequence genomic stretch:
- the LOC107917797 gene encoding uncharacterized protein isoform X1, producing MDCFISQVPRPSWSLKHHVATKIFHLNIIFLGRSLPCFFSVIFPSTKHSPIPCSFTVTPCDRLRFCLSSNRSLSLSPSYTDVMKSEEPNDSLDTFIRQAIGKEPLLSFSRAGDSSVQWIQLLHALDQQEIPGWPLLTPLKVQMQKCDKCSREFCSPINYRRHIRVHHRLKKLDKDSAKNRDLLAAFWGKLSEDEAKEVVSFKDAALEEVPGSSVIKSLTTLVKRPGFSALPQVCLRAGSALLDLVQARPSRFPISSQELFSILDDASEGTFLCGAAVSMQKYIFDGEAGKIGLDTKNLVACTSFLVEQKLVKAWLADKDAEALRCQKLLVEEEEAAHKRQVELLERKRQKKLRQKEQKAKELRPWEMEEGKQNMDDSLEDNTPAETSSPKAVFDIDGQNAIISTDQVLPALEPIPFPNPEEGVDYRVQTEFYNQYCEPGTSQNGERRVEQVDGCQRIVVARWKTPPKSQRVVLNGFHANQNSHGFKSGGTNKHGTNRERIAAMGNSNKMWSRKSKAIDDGDSLQIKAGKQATNQPDQNKNPELVIGSISVPLGKNLAETHDRCPAECQTPKNNVQESFSKHDHVQIVANRSTIKFWRPVSRQERKSSLPVQNGIKEVEVIAENDGVQISSNESYRRSSAVDGSDGVVRMNLSSTLKESVQPGGLQFDGNAAKAFLAERWKEAVAGEHVTLVLSSNPKPPGCSGVEIDSSEKWMVKAGACEASTVGAAIAKYRKKPERGAKTKYIPKQRGSSFTSGLLLEN from the exons ATGGACTGCTTCATTTCTCAAGTTCCACGTCCGTCATGGAGTCTAAAACATCACGTTGCCACCAAAATCTTCCACCTCAATATCAT TTTTCTCGGCCGATCACTTCCTTGTTTTTTCTCGGTTATTTTCCCTTCCACCAAACACTCTCCAATCCCCTGCTCTTTCACTGTAACTCCTTGCGATCGCTTAAGATTCTGTCTCTCCTCTAATCGATCTCTCTCGCTCTCTCCCTCATATACTG ATGTAATGAAATCAGAGGAGCCAAATGATTCTTTGGACACTTTCATCAGACAAGCTATTGGAAAAGAGCCTCTCCTTTCTTTCTCTAGGGCTGGGGACAGCTCAGTCCAATGGATTCAATTACTGCATGCCTTAGATCAACAAG AAATCCCTGGATGGCCTTTACTCACTCCTCTGAAGGTGCAGATGCAAAAGTGTGATAAGTGTTCGCGAGAATTTTGTTCGCCCATTAACTATAGAAGGCATATACGTGTGCATCATAGGTTGAAAAAACTTGATAAG GATTCTGCTAAAAATAGGGACTTACTAGCGGCATTTTGGGGCAAG CTGTCGGAGGATGAGGCAAAGGAAGTTGTATCATTCAAGGATGCGGCATTGGAG GAAGTTCCAGGATCTTCAGTTATAAAATCATTGACAACACTTGTAAAGAGACCAGGGTTTTCGGCTTTGCCACAAGTTTGCTTGAGGGCAGGTTCTGCTCTACTG GACCTTGTCCAAGCTAGACCATCAAGGTTTCCAATATCTTCCCAAGAATTATTTAGTATCCTTGATGATGCAAGTGAAGGGACTTTCCTTTGTGGTGCAGCTGTGTCGATGCAAAAGTATATTTTTGATGGGGAAGCGGGAAAGATTGGTCTCGACACCAAAAACTTGGTTGCTTGTACCAGCTTCTTGGTAGAACAGAAATTg GTTAAAGCATGGCTTGCAGATAAGGATGCCGAAGCATTGAGGTGTCAGAAGTTGCTAGTGGAAGAGGAAGAAGCTGCCCATAAGAG GCAAGTCGAGCTTCTTGAGAGAAAGAGACAGAAAAAACTTAGGCAGAAGGAGCAGAAAGCAAAGGAACTAAGACCCTGGGAGATGGAAGAAGGTAAGCAGAACATGGATGATTCATTGGAGGATAACACCCCCGCTGAAACATCCAGCCCTAAAGCTGTTTTTGATATTgatggacaaaatgcaatcataTCAACAGATCAAGTTCTTCCAGCCCTAGAACCCATTCCTTTCCCCAACCCTGAGGAGGGTGTAGATTACAGAGTTCAGACGGAGTTTTACAATCAATATTGTGAGCCAGGAACTAGTCAGAATGGAGAAAGACGAGTAGAGCAAGTTGATGGATGTCAGCGAATAGTTGTTGCTCGATGGAAGACTCCACCCAAATCACAGCGAGTGGTGCTTAATGGTTTCCATGCTAACCAGAATTCTCATGGATTTAAATCTGGAGGCACGAATAAACATGGAACAAACAGGGAAAGGATTGCTGCAATGGGTAATAGTAATAAAATGTGGAGCCGAAAATCTAAAGCAATAGATGATGGGGATAGTTTGCAAATTAAAGCAGGGAAACAAGCTACAAATCAACCGGATCAGAATAAGAACCCAGAACTTGTAATTGGTTCTATATCTGTCCCACTTGGAAAGAATCTGGCTGAAACCCATGATAGGTGCCCTGCGGAGTGTCAAACACCAAAGAACAATGTTCAGGAGAGTTTCAGCAAACATGATCATGTTCAGATTGTTGCAAACCGATCAACCATTAAATTTTGGAGGCCAGTGAGTCGACAAGAACGAAAAAGTTCACTGCCAGTCCAAAATGGTATTAAAGAAGTTGAAGTGATTGCTGAAAATGATGGAGTCCAGATTTCATCCAATGAAAGCTATCGAAGGTCATCTGCAGTAGATGGTAGCGATGGTGTAGTAAGAATGAATCTTTCTTCAACACTCAAGGAAAGCGTGCAACCAGGTGGCTTGCAGTTTGACGGCAATGCTGCCAAGGCTTTTCTTGCTGAGA GGTGGAAGGAGGCTGTTGCAGGAGAACATGTGACATTGGTTCTCTCCTCGAACCCTAAGCCTCCAGGGTGCTCAGGGGTTGAAATTGATTCATCAGAGAAGTGGATGGTCAAGGCAGGGGCCTGTGAGGCTTCTACTGTTGGGGCTGCAATAGCCAAGTACAGAAAGAAGCCTGAAAGGGGTGCTAAAACAAAGTACATTCCAAAACAAAG AGGTTCCAGTTTTACCAGTGGTCTTCTGTTGGAAAATTGA
- the LOC107917797 gene encoding uncharacterized protein isoform X2, with translation MDCFISQVPRPSWSLKHHVATKIFHLNIIFLGRSLPCFFSVIFPSTKHSPIPCSFTVTPCDRLRFCLSSNRSLSLSPSYTDVMKSEEPNDSLDTFIRQAIGKEPLLSFSRAGDSSVQWIQLLHALDQQEIPGWPLLTPLKVQMQKCDKCSREFCSPINYRRHIRVHHRLKKLDKDSAKNRDLLAAFWGKLSEDEAKEVVSFKDAALEEVPGSSVIKSLTTLVKRPGFSALPQVCLRAGSALLDLVQARPSRFPISSQELFSILDDASEGTFLCGAAVSMQKYIFDGEAGKIGLDTKNLVACTSFLVEQKLVKAWLADKDAEALRCQKLLVEEEEAAHKRQVELLERKRQKKLRQKEQKAKELRPWEMEEDQVLPALEPIPFPNPEEGVDYRVQTEFYNQYCEPGTSQNGERRVEQVDGCQRIVVARWKTPPKSQRVVLNGFHANQNSHGFKSGGTNKHGTNRERIAAMGNSNKMWSRKSKAIDDGDSLQIKAGKQATNQPDQNKNPELVIGSISVPLGKNLAETHDRCPAECQTPKNNVQESFSKHDHVQIVANRSTIKFWRPVSRQERKSSLPVQNGIKEVEVIAENDGVQISSNESYRRSSAVDGSDGVVRMNLSSTLKESVQPGGLQFDGNAAKAFLAERWKEAVAGEHVTLVLSSNPKPPGCSGVEIDSSEKWMVKAGACEASTVGAAIAKYRKKPERGAKTKYIPKQRGSSFTSGLLLEN, from the exons ATGGACTGCTTCATTTCTCAAGTTCCACGTCCGTCATGGAGTCTAAAACATCACGTTGCCACCAAAATCTTCCACCTCAATATCAT TTTTCTCGGCCGATCACTTCCTTGTTTTTTCTCGGTTATTTTCCCTTCCACCAAACACTCTCCAATCCCCTGCTCTTTCACTGTAACTCCTTGCGATCGCTTAAGATTCTGTCTCTCCTCTAATCGATCTCTCTCGCTCTCTCCCTCATATACTG ATGTAATGAAATCAGAGGAGCCAAATGATTCTTTGGACACTTTCATCAGACAAGCTATTGGAAAAGAGCCTCTCCTTTCTTTCTCTAGGGCTGGGGACAGCTCAGTCCAATGGATTCAATTACTGCATGCCTTAGATCAACAAG AAATCCCTGGATGGCCTTTACTCACTCCTCTGAAGGTGCAGATGCAAAAGTGTGATAAGTGTTCGCGAGAATTTTGTTCGCCCATTAACTATAGAAGGCATATACGTGTGCATCATAGGTTGAAAAAACTTGATAAG GATTCTGCTAAAAATAGGGACTTACTAGCGGCATTTTGGGGCAAG CTGTCGGAGGATGAGGCAAAGGAAGTTGTATCATTCAAGGATGCGGCATTGGAG GAAGTTCCAGGATCTTCAGTTATAAAATCATTGACAACACTTGTAAAGAGACCAGGGTTTTCGGCTTTGCCACAAGTTTGCTTGAGGGCAGGTTCTGCTCTACTG GACCTTGTCCAAGCTAGACCATCAAGGTTTCCAATATCTTCCCAAGAATTATTTAGTATCCTTGATGATGCAAGTGAAGGGACTTTCCTTTGTGGTGCAGCTGTGTCGATGCAAAAGTATATTTTTGATGGGGAAGCGGGAAAGATTGGTCTCGACACCAAAAACTTGGTTGCTTGTACCAGCTTCTTGGTAGAACAGAAATTg GTTAAAGCATGGCTTGCAGATAAGGATGCCGAAGCATTGAGGTGTCAGAAGTTGCTAGTGGAAGAGGAAGAAGCTGCCCATAAGAG GCAAGTCGAGCTTCTTGAGAGAAAGAGACAGAAAAAACTTAGGCAGAAGGAGCAGAAAGCAAAGGAACTAAGACCCTGGGAGATGGAAGAAG ATCAAGTTCTTCCAGCCCTAGAACCCATTCCTTTCCCCAACCCTGAGGAGGGTGTAGATTACAGAGTTCAGACGGAGTTTTACAATCAATATTGTGAGCCAGGAACTAGTCAGAATGGAGAAAGACGAGTAGAGCAAGTTGATGGATGTCAGCGAATAGTTGTTGCTCGATGGAAGACTCCACCCAAATCACAGCGAGTGGTGCTTAATGGTTTCCATGCTAACCAGAATTCTCATGGATTTAAATCTGGAGGCACGAATAAACATGGAACAAACAGGGAAAGGATTGCTGCAATGGGTAATAGTAATAAAATGTGGAGCCGAAAATCTAAAGCAATAGATGATGGGGATAGTTTGCAAATTAAAGCAGGGAAACAAGCTACAAATCAACCGGATCAGAATAAGAACCCAGAACTTGTAATTGGTTCTATATCTGTCCCACTTGGAAAGAATCTGGCTGAAACCCATGATAGGTGCCCTGCGGAGTGTCAAACACCAAAGAACAATGTTCAGGAGAGTTTCAGCAAACATGATCATGTTCAGATTGTTGCAAACCGATCAACCATTAAATTTTGGAGGCCAGTGAGTCGACAAGAACGAAAAAGTTCACTGCCAGTCCAAAATGGTATTAAAGAAGTTGAAGTGATTGCTGAAAATGATGGAGTCCAGATTTCATCCAATGAAAGCTATCGAAGGTCATCTGCAGTAGATGGTAGCGATGGTGTAGTAAGAATGAATCTTTCTTCAACACTCAAGGAAAGCGTGCAACCAGGTGGCTTGCAGTTTGACGGCAATGCTGCCAAGGCTTTTCTTGCTGAGA GGTGGAAGGAGGCTGTTGCAGGAGAACATGTGACATTGGTTCTCTCCTCGAACCCTAAGCCTCCAGGGTGCTCAGGGGTTGAAATTGATTCATCAGAGAAGTGGATGGTCAAGGCAGGGGCCTGTGAGGCTTCTACTGTTGGGGCTGCAATAGCCAAGTACAGAAAGAAGCCTGAAAGGGGTGCTAAAACAAAGTACATTCCAAAACAAAG AGGTTCCAGTTTTACCAGTGGTCTTCTGTTGGAAAATTGA
- the LOC107917797 gene encoding uncharacterized protein isoform X3 has product MDCFISQVPRPSWSLKHHVATKIFHLNIIFLGRSLPCFFSVIFPSTKHSPIPCSFTVTPCDRLRFCLSSNRSLSLSPSYTDVMKSEEPNDSLDTFIRQAIGKEPLLSFSRAGDSSVQWIQLLHALDQQEIPGWPLLTPLKVQMQKCDKCSREFCSPINYRRHIRVHHRLKKLDKDSAKNRDLLAAFWGKLSEDEAKEVVSFKDAALEEVPGSSVIKSLTTLVKRPGFSALPQVCLRAGSALLDLVQARPSRFPISSQELFSILDDASEGTFLCGAAVSMQKYIFDGEAGKIGLDTKNLVACTSFLVEQKLVKAWLADKDAEALRCQKLLVEEEEAAHKRQVELLERKRQKKLRQKEQKAKELRPWEMEEALEPIPFPNPEEGVDYRVQTEFYNQYCEPGTSQNGERRVEQVDGCQRIVVARWKTPPKSQRVVLNGFHANQNSHGFKSGGTNKHGTNRERIAAMGNSNKMWSRKSKAIDDGDSLQIKAGKQATNQPDQNKNPELVIGSISVPLGKNLAETHDRCPAECQTPKNNVQESFSKHDHVQIVANRSTIKFWRPVSRQERKSSLPVQNGIKEVEVIAENDGVQISSNESYRRSSAVDGSDGVVRMNLSSTLKESVQPGGLQFDGNAAKAFLAERWKEAVAGEHVTLVLSSNPKPPGCSGVEIDSSEKWMVKAGACEASTVGAAIAKYRKKPERGAKTKYIPKQRGSSFTSGLLLEN; this is encoded by the exons ATGGACTGCTTCATTTCTCAAGTTCCACGTCCGTCATGGAGTCTAAAACATCACGTTGCCACCAAAATCTTCCACCTCAATATCAT TTTTCTCGGCCGATCACTTCCTTGTTTTTTCTCGGTTATTTTCCCTTCCACCAAACACTCTCCAATCCCCTGCTCTTTCACTGTAACTCCTTGCGATCGCTTAAGATTCTGTCTCTCCTCTAATCGATCTCTCTCGCTCTCTCCCTCATATACTG ATGTAATGAAATCAGAGGAGCCAAATGATTCTTTGGACACTTTCATCAGACAAGCTATTGGAAAAGAGCCTCTCCTTTCTTTCTCTAGGGCTGGGGACAGCTCAGTCCAATGGATTCAATTACTGCATGCCTTAGATCAACAAG AAATCCCTGGATGGCCTTTACTCACTCCTCTGAAGGTGCAGATGCAAAAGTGTGATAAGTGTTCGCGAGAATTTTGTTCGCCCATTAACTATAGAAGGCATATACGTGTGCATCATAGGTTGAAAAAACTTGATAAG GATTCTGCTAAAAATAGGGACTTACTAGCGGCATTTTGGGGCAAG CTGTCGGAGGATGAGGCAAAGGAAGTTGTATCATTCAAGGATGCGGCATTGGAG GAAGTTCCAGGATCTTCAGTTATAAAATCATTGACAACACTTGTAAAGAGACCAGGGTTTTCGGCTTTGCCACAAGTTTGCTTGAGGGCAGGTTCTGCTCTACTG GACCTTGTCCAAGCTAGACCATCAAGGTTTCCAATATCTTCCCAAGAATTATTTAGTATCCTTGATGATGCAAGTGAAGGGACTTTCCTTTGTGGTGCAGCTGTGTCGATGCAAAAGTATATTTTTGATGGGGAAGCGGGAAAGATTGGTCTCGACACCAAAAACTTGGTTGCTTGTACCAGCTTCTTGGTAGAACAGAAATTg GTTAAAGCATGGCTTGCAGATAAGGATGCCGAAGCATTGAGGTGTCAGAAGTTGCTAGTGGAAGAGGAAGAAGCTGCCCATAAGAG GCAAGTCGAGCTTCTTGAGAGAAAGAGACAGAAAAAACTTAGGCAGAAGGAGCAGAAAGCAAAGGAACTAAGACCCTGGGAGATGGAAGAAG CCCTAGAACCCATTCCTTTCCCCAACCCTGAGGAGGGTGTAGATTACAGAGTTCAGACGGAGTTTTACAATCAATATTGTGAGCCAGGAACTAGTCAGAATGGAGAAAGACGAGTAGAGCAAGTTGATGGATGTCAGCGAATAGTTGTTGCTCGATGGAAGACTCCACCCAAATCACAGCGAGTGGTGCTTAATGGTTTCCATGCTAACCAGAATTCTCATGGATTTAAATCTGGAGGCACGAATAAACATGGAACAAACAGGGAAAGGATTGCTGCAATGGGTAATAGTAATAAAATGTGGAGCCGAAAATCTAAAGCAATAGATGATGGGGATAGTTTGCAAATTAAAGCAGGGAAACAAGCTACAAATCAACCGGATCAGAATAAGAACCCAGAACTTGTAATTGGTTCTATATCTGTCCCACTTGGAAAGAATCTGGCTGAAACCCATGATAGGTGCCCTGCGGAGTGTCAAACACCAAAGAACAATGTTCAGGAGAGTTTCAGCAAACATGATCATGTTCAGATTGTTGCAAACCGATCAACCATTAAATTTTGGAGGCCAGTGAGTCGACAAGAACGAAAAAGTTCACTGCCAGTCCAAAATGGTATTAAAGAAGTTGAAGTGATTGCTGAAAATGATGGAGTCCAGATTTCATCCAATGAAAGCTATCGAAGGTCATCTGCAGTAGATGGTAGCGATGGTGTAGTAAGAATGAATCTTTCTTCAACACTCAAGGAAAGCGTGCAACCAGGTGGCTTGCAGTTTGACGGCAATGCTGCCAAGGCTTTTCTTGCTGAGA GGTGGAAGGAGGCTGTTGCAGGAGAACATGTGACATTGGTTCTCTCCTCGAACCCTAAGCCTCCAGGGTGCTCAGGGGTTGAAATTGATTCATCAGAGAAGTGGATGGTCAAGGCAGGGGCCTGTGAGGCTTCTACTGTTGGGGCTGCAATAGCCAAGTACAGAAAGAAGCCTGAAAGGGGTGCTAAAACAAAGTACATTCCAAAACAAAG AGGTTCCAGTTTTACCAGTGGTCTTCTGTTGGAAAATTGA
- the LOC107917797 gene encoding uncharacterized protein isoform X4 produces MKSEEPNDSLDTFIRQAIGKEPLLSFSRAGDSSVQWIQLLHALDQQEIPGWPLLTPLKVQMQKCDKCSREFCSPINYRRHIRVHHRLKKLDKDSAKNRDLLAAFWGKLSEDEAKEVVSFKDAALEEVPGSSVIKSLTTLVKRPGFSALPQVCLRAGSALLDLVQARPSRFPISSQELFSILDDASEGTFLCGAAVSMQKYIFDGEAGKIGLDTKNLVACTSFLVEQKLVKAWLADKDAEALRCQKLLVEEEEAAHKRQVELLERKRQKKLRQKEQKAKELRPWEMEEGKQNMDDSLEDNTPAETSSPKAVFDIDGQNAIISTDQVLPALEPIPFPNPEEGVDYRVQTEFYNQYCEPGTSQNGERRVEQVDGCQRIVVARWKTPPKSQRVVLNGFHANQNSHGFKSGGTNKHGTNRERIAAMGNSNKMWSRKSKAIDDGDSLQIKAGKQATNQPDQNKNPELVIGSISVPLGKNLAETHDRCPAECQTPKNNVQESFSKHDHVQIVANRSTIKFWRPVSRQERKSSLPVQNGIKEVEVIAENDGVQISSNESYRRSSAVDGSDGVVRMNLSSTLKESVQPGGLQFDGNAAKAFLAERWKEAVAGEHVTLVLSSNPKPPGCSGVEIDSSEKWMVKAGACEASTVGAAIAKYRKKPERGAKTKYIPKQRGSSFTSGLLLEN; encoded by the exons ATGAAATCAGAGGAGCCAAATGATTCTTTGGACACTTTCATCAGACAAGCTATTGGAAAAGAGCCTCTCCTTTCTTTCTCTAGGGCTGGGGACAGCTCAGTCCAATGGATTCAATTACTGCATGCCTTAGATCAACAAG AAATCCCTGGATGGCCTTTACTCACTCCTCTGAAGGTGCAGATGCAAAAGTGTGATAAGTGTTCGCGAGAATTTTGTTCGCCCATTAACTATAGAAGGCATATACGTGTGCATCATAGGTTGAAAAAACTTGATAAG GATTCTGCTAAAAATAGGGACTTACTAGCGGCATTTTGGGGCAAG CTGTCGGAGGATGAGGCAAAGGAAGTTGTATCATTCAAGGATGCGGCATTGGAG GAAGTTCCAGGATCTTCAGTTATAAAATCATTGACAACACTTGTAAAGAGACCAGGGTTTTCGGCTTTGCCACAAGTTTGCTTGAGGGCAGGTTCTGCTCTACTG GACCTTGTCCAAGCTAGACCATCAAGGTTTCCAATATCTTCCCAAGAATTATTTAGTATCCTTGATGATGCAAGTGAAGGGACTTTCCTTTGTGGTGCAGCTGTGTCGATGCAAAAGTATATTTTTGATGGGGAAGCGGGAAAGATTGGTCTCGACACCAAAAACTTGGTTGCTTGTACCAGCTTCTTGGTAGAACAGAAATTg GTTAAAGCATGGCTTGCAGATAAGGATGCCGAAGCATTGAGGTGTCAGAAGTTGCTAGTGGAAGAGGAAGAAGCTGCCCATAAGAG GCAAGTCGAGCTTCTTGAGAGAAAGAGACAGAAAAAACTTAGGCAGAAGGAGCAGAAAGCAAAGGAACTAAGACCCTGGGAGATGGAAGAAGGTAAGCAGAACATGGATGATTCATTGGAGGATAACACCCCCGCTGAAACATCCAGCCCTAAAGCTGTTTTTGATATTgatggacaaaatgcaatcataTCAACAGATCAAGTTCTTCCAGCCCTAGAACCCATTCCTTTCCCCAACCCTGAGGAGGGTGTAGATTACAGAGTTCAGACGGAGTTTTACAATCAATATTGTGAGCCAGGAACTAGTCAGAATGGAGAAAGACGAGTAGAGCAAGTTGATGGATGTCAGCGAATAGTTGTTGCTCGATGGAAGACTCCACCCAAATCACAGCGAGTGGTGCTTAATGGTTTCCATGCTAACCAGAATTCTCATGGATTTAAATCTGGAGGCACGAATAAACATGGAACAAACAGGGAAAGGATTGCTGCAATGGGTAATAGTAATAAAATGTGGAGCCGAAAATCTAAAGCAATAGATGATGGGGATAGTTTGCAAATTAAAGCAGGGAAACAAGCTACAAATCAACCGGATCAGAATAAGAACCCAGAACTTGTAATTGGTTCTATATCTGTCCCACTTGGAAAGAATCTGGCTGAAACCCATGATAGGTGCCCTGCGGAGTGTCAAACACCAAAGAACAATGTTCAGGAGAGTTTCAGCAAACATGATCATGTTCAGATTGTTGCAAACCGATCAACCATTAAATTTTGGAGGCCAGTGAGTCGACAAGAACGAAAAAGTTCACTGCCAGTCCAAAATGGTATTAAAGAAGTTGAAGTGATTGCTGAAAATGATGGAGTCCAGATTTCATCCAATGAAAGCTATCGAAGGTCATCTGCAGTAGATGGTAGCGATGGTGTAGTAAGAATGAATCTTTCTTCAACACTCAAGGAAAGCGTGCAACCAGGTGGCTTGCAGTTTGACGGCAATGCTGCCAAGGCTTTTCTTGCTGAGA GGTGGAAGGAGGCTGTTGCAGGAGAACATGTGACATTGGTTCTCTCCTCGAACCCTAAGCCTCCAGGGTGCTCAGGGGTTGAAATTGATTCATCAGAGAAGTGGATGGTCAAGGCAGGGGCCTGTGAGGCTTCTACTGTTGGGGCTGCAATAGCCAAGTACAGAAAGAAGCCTGAAAGGGGTGCTAAAACAAAGTACATTCCAAAACAAAG AGGTTCCAGTTTTACCAGTGGTCTTCTGTTGGAAAATTGA